The proteins below come from a single Treponema phagedenis genomic window:
- a CDS encoding single-stranded DNA-binding protein: MTDLNKVMLVGRLVRDIELRYTASGAAVGNISLAVNQSRKVGNEWQNEVSFFDCRLWGKTAESLQQYLTKGKQIAIEGSLKQERWEKDGKTQSRVIIDVQFVQLLGGNERASGNSGGVLGNYNAADEEAIPF; this comes from the coding sequence ATGACAGACTTAAACAAAGTAATGTTAGTTGGGCGGCTTGTCCGAGACATTGAGCTACGCTATACGGCTTCAGGAGCAGCCGTAGGGAATATCAGTCTTGCGGTTAATCAAAGCCGCAAGGTTGGCAATGAGTGGCAAAACGAAGTAAGCTTTTTTGATTGCCGGTTATGGGGTAAAACGGCAGAAAGCCTTCAGCAGTATTTAACGAAGGGCAAACAGATTGCAATTGAAGGCTCACTGAAACAAGAGCGATGGGAAAAGGACGGGAAGACACAAAGCCGCGTAATCATTGATGTTCAGTTTGTGCAGCTATTGGGAGGCAATGAGAGAGCAAGCGGAAACTCGGGCGGGGTGTTAGGTAATTACAATGCGGCTGATGAAGAGGCTATACCATTTTAG
- a CDS encoding HNH endonuclease, with product MEADHITPWSSGGKTISENCQMLCKHCNRVKSGK from the coding sequence ATGGAAGCTGACCACATTACGCCATGGAGCAGTGGTGGTAAAACCATTTCAGAAAATTGCCAAATGCTTTGCAAACATTGCAACAGAGTAAAAAGCGGAAAGTAG